DNA from Pseudomonadota bacterium:
TGCCGTTGCTTGAAAATTCGAACCATAAAGCATGAGATAATCAACCTTCATCGCCGCCACATATTCACCAATGGCCCTGTGCGCAGAATCACTTGTATCACCGAGTTCCAGCATATCACCCAGCACAACCACGGTGCGCTTTCCTTCCTTGTTCAGACCGCTGAGCGCATCAAGGGCCGCCCGCACCGATGAAGGATTGGCGTTGTAAGTATCATTTACAATTTTTACTCCGGAACTGAGCTCAAGAACCTGCAACCGTTTATTAAATGGCTTGAACAACTCAAGACCAGTTGCGATTCTTTCCAGACCCAACCCGGCGGCATGGGTCATGGCTGCCGCAGCCAGACTGTTCATGATATTATGAATACCTATCCCGTTGATCCATACTCGCCTCTTCTCTTTGCCGACATGAAGGGAATAAGCCATGCCCTTTTCGCCGTTGTTCCTGATATGCGTGGCCCTTACATGAGCCTTTCGATTGAATCCGAAAGTAATTTTCTGCTGCGTGCAGGCCGCGGCAAGCCCAACAATTTTGGGGTCGTCAAGGTTAACAACCAGTTTCCCCCAGTTTTTCATGCCTTGAAACAATTCACCTTTTGCCGCCGCCACTCCATCAAGAGAATTCAAGCCGGCAAGATGCGACTCCTGGACATTGACAATGCAGGCGATGTTCGGAGCGGCGATCTCGGTGAGCCTTGCTATTTCACCGGGCCGGTTCATCCCCATTTCCATGACTGCAAAATCGTGGCGATAATCAACCGGCAGCAGTGAAAGCGGCAAGCCGATGAGATTATTGAAATTTCCTTTTGTTTTGATAACATTGTACTTTTGGGAAAGTATTGCTGCGGTCATTTCCTTGACCGTAGTCTTCCCCGAACTCCCGGTAATGGCTATAAGCCGGAGATCCGGCATCAGCGCCCGCCTGAAAGCCGCCATATCTCCCAGGGCTTTCAGCGTTTCGTTTACTACAATAACCGGCACCGGCACCGATTTATCCAGTTCCCGTGAAACAATTACTCCTGAAGCGCCTTTCCGCACAGCATCATAAACAAATTCCACCCCGTCGTGCCGGTCACCGCTCAATGCAAGGAACAGATCGCCGGGCTCAATGGACCGACTGTCAGTGCAGATACTCCGAAAGCCGCCGGTCTTGTGGCCGCTTACAACCTTGCCGCCGGTGGCCTGCAACACCTGAGTCAAATTCCAGACCGGATTCTGGAAAGTGGCAAACCCATATCCGAAATCCGTCTG
Protein-coding regions in this window:
- the murF gene encoding UDP-N-acetylmuramoyl-tripeptide--D-alanyl-D-alanine ligase is translated as MEAGKEMNDRINQYSTQTDFGYGFATFQNPVWNLTQVLQATGGKVVSGHKTGGFRSICTDSRSIEPGDLFLALSGDRHDGVEFVYDAVRKGASGVIVSRELDKSVPVPVIVVNETLKALGDMAAFRRALMPDLRLIAITGSSGKTTVKEMTAAILSQKYNVIKTKGNFNNLIGLPLSLLPVDYRHDFAVMEMGMNRPGEIARLTEIAAPNIACIVNVQESHLAGLNSLDGVAAAKGELFQGMKNWGKLVVNLDDPKIVGLAAACTQQKITFGFNRKAHVRATHIRNNGEKGMAYSLHVGKEKRRVWINGIGIHNIMNSLAAAAMTHAAGLGLERIATGLELFKPFNKRLQVLELSSGVKIVNDTYNANPSSVRAALDALSGLNKEGKRTVVVLGDMLELGDTSDSAHRAIGEYVAAMKVDYLMLYGSNFQATAAGARNASMDVDRIQVFKSKAALATELERMMAEHRLSKGDWVLVKGSRGMKMETIIDTLAGAEKEGTD